The nucleotide sequence GCGATACCCAGGTTTTCATGGGTGATTGCACTATAGGGATCTTTTCGAAGCGTTTCGCGGAATTGCGCAATGGCCTCTTGGGTTTGATCCAATCGCATTAATGCCACGCCGAGGTTGCTGCTGGCATCAATGTAGTCCGCATCGAGCCGGATCGCTTCTTTGAATTGTTCGATGGCCGATTTTAATTCATTCGTTTCCATCAACATAAGTCCCAGGTTGCCGTGGGCGGCAGCATCTTCCGGATTAATTTCCAATGCGATGCGGAACTGTTCGCTAGCCTTTTGAAACCGGTTGGTTTTAGATAACTCGTGGCCAAGGTTATTATGTGCGACACCGTCGTCAGGATTGGTTCCGATGGTATCTTCCCACAGGGTAATGGCATCGTGATAAGCGGCTAGGCGGTGGAGATCGACGCTGCTGTAGATCAAGATGAGTGCGGACGCAAGGGTGGCCAACGCCGTGCTGGCGCGCCGTGTTCCTATTCCTATGTGTGTCAA is from Pirellulales bacterium and encodes:
- a CDS encoding tetratricopeptide repeat protein, with product LTHIGIGTRRASTALATLASALILIYSSVDLHRLAAYHDAITLWEDTIGTNPDDGVAHNNLGHELSKTNRFQKASEQFRIALEINPEDAAAHGNLGLMLMETNELKSAIEQFKEAIRLDADYIDASSNLGVALMRLDQTQEAIAQFRETLRKDPYSAITHENLGIALGNSGQIPEALEQFQIASQMNPLDPNVYLYLMLSDTQMNRPAEALAAANKGLESARSQGQQDVARKIEAWLQENQSDKAK